Proteins found in one Mesorhizobium sp. CAU 1732 genomic segment:
- a CDS encoding NADP-dependent malic enzyme, translated as MPLKDKTTEAGPSVSPEEALEFHAMGRPGKLEINPTKPMATQRDLSLAYSPGVAVPVLAIAEDPSRAFDYTTRGNMVAVISNGTAILGLGNLGALASKPVMEGKAVLFKRFADVDSIDLEVDTEDADEFINCVRFLGPSFGGINLEDIKAPECFIIEQRLRELMDIPVFHDDQHGTAIISAAGLINALEITGRDMKTTKMVCNGAGAAGIACIELMKAMGFSPENIILCDTKGVVYQGRTEGMNQWKSAHAVKTDTRSLAEALDGADVFLGLSAKGALTPAMVQSMAKNPIIFAMANPDPEITPEEVAEIRTDAIMATGRSDYPNQVNNVLGFPYIFRGALDVRATTINDAMKVAAAQALAKLAREDVPDDVAAAYQGNRPKFGPNYIIPVPFDPRLISEVPAAVARAAMDSGVAGRPILNIEKYKQELSARRDPIASTLQRIYDRVRRQPKRVVFAEGEEEQVMRAAVSYVNQNLGTAILVGRDDVIKENARAAGVDLNKPGIEIINARLSRRNAVYADHLYERMQRKGFLFRDCQRLINNDRNHFAACMLALGDADAVVTGVTRNYSTVLEDIRRVIDAKPGHRVIGVSIALCRGRTVIVADTAVHDMPNAEQIADIAEEAAGFARRMGYEPRVAMLAYSTFGHPPGERSERVQEAVKILDKRRVDFEYDGEMAADVALNAKAMQQYPFCRLSGPANVLVMPAFHSASISTKMLQELGGSTVIGPLLVGLNKPVQIVSLNAKDSDLVNMAAIAAYSAGA; from the coding sequence ATGCCATTGAAAGACAAGACCACCGAGGCAGGCCCATCGGTCAGCCCAGAGGAAGCGCTCGAATTCCACGCCATGGGGCGGCCGGGCAAGCTGGAAATCAATCCGACCAAGCCGATGGCGACGCAGCGCGACCTTTCGCTCGCCTATTCGCCGGGCGTTGCGGTGCCGGTCCTGGCCATCGCGGAAGACCCGTCGCGCGCGTTCGACTATACGACGCGCGGAAACATGGTCGCCGTCATCTCCAACGGCACGGCGATTCTCGGCCTCGGCAACCTCGGCGCGCTCGCATCCAAGCCGGTGATGGAGGGCAAGGCCGTCCTCTTCAAGCGCTTCGCGGATGTCGATTCGATCGATCTCGAGGTCGACACCGAAGACGCGGACGAATTCATCAATTGCGTGCGTTTCCTCGGCCCGTCCTTCGGCGGCATCAATCTCGAGGACATCAAGGCGCCGGAGTGCTTCATCATCGAGCAGCGGCTGCGCGAGCTGATGGACATCCCGGTCTTTCACGACGACCAGCACGGCACCGCGATCATCTCGGCGGCGGGCCTCATCAACGCGCTGGAAATCACCGGCCGCGACATGAAGACCACCAAGATGGTCTGCAACGGCGCGGGTGCTGCCGGCATCGCCTGCATCGAACTCATGAAGGCGATGGGCTTTTCGCCCGAGAACATCATCCTCTGCGACACCAAGGGCGTGGTCTATCAGGGCCGCACCGAGGGCATGAATCAGTGGAAGTCGGCGCATGCGGTGAAAACCGATACGCGCTCGCTGGCAGAGGCTCTGGATGGGGCCGACGTGTTCCTGGGCCTCTCGGCGAAGGGCGCGCTGACGCCGGCCATGGTTCAGTCGATGGCGAAGAACCCGATCATCTTCGCCATGGCCAACCCTGATCCGGAGATCACGCCGGAAGAAGTGGCGGAAATCCGCACCGACGCGATCATGGCGACCGGGCGTTCGGACTATCCGAACCAGGTCAACAACGTGCTCGGCTTCCCCTACATCTTTCGCGGCGCGCTCGATGTGCGGGCGACGACCATCAACGATGCGATGAAGGTGGCGGCCGCGCAGGCGCTGGCGAAACTGGCGCGCGAGGACGTGCCGGACGATGTTGCGGCGGCCTATCAGGGCAATCGGCCGAAATTCGGCCCGAACTACATCATTCCGGTGCCGTTCGATCCGCGCCTCATCTCGGAAGTACCGGCGGCAGTAGCACGCGCGGCGATGGATTCGGGCGTTGCAGGGCGGCCGATCCTCAACATCGAGAAGTACAAGCAGGAACTGTCCGCGCGCCGCGATCCGATCGCCTCGACGCTCCAGCGCATCTACGACCGGGTGCGCCGCCAGCCGAAGCGCGTGGTCTTCGCGGAGGGCGAGGAGGAGCAGGTGATGCGCGCCGCCGTCTCCTATGTGAACCAGAACCTCGGCACGGCCATTCTGGTGGGCCGCGACGATGTCATCAAGGAAAACGCACGGGCGGCGGGCGTCGATCTCAACAAGCCGGGCATCGAAATCATCAATGCGCGGCTGTCGCGCCGCAACGCCGTCTATGCCGACCATCTCTACGAGCGCATGCAACGCAAGGGCTTTCTGTTCCGCGATTGCCAGCGCCTGATCAACAACGACCGCAACCATTTCGCCGCCTGCATGCTTGCGCTTGGCGATGCGGACGCGGTCGTGACCGGCGTGACGCGCAATTATTCGACGGTGCTGGAAGACATACGCCGCGTGATCGACGCCAAGCCGGGCCACCGCGTGATCGGCGTGTCGATCGCGCTCTGCCGCGGCCGCACGGTCATCGTCGCCGACACGGCGGTTCACGACATGCCGAATGCGGAGCAGATCGCGGACATCGCGGAAGAAGCGGCAGGCTTCGCGCGGCGCATGGGCTACGAGCCCCGCGTGGCCATGCTCGCCTACTCGACCTTCGGCCATCCGCCCGGCGAACGGTCGGAGCGCGTGCAGGAAGCGGTCAAGATCCTCGACAAGCGCCGCGTCGACTTCGAGTATGATGGCGAGATGGCCGCCGACGTGGCGCTCAACGCCAAGGCGATGCAGCAATATCCGTTCTGCCGCCTGTCCGGGCCTGCCAACGTGCTCGTGATGCCCGCATTCCACTCGGCATCGATCTCGACCAAGATGCTGCAGGAGCTTGGCGGTTCGACCGTCATCGGCCCGCTGCTGGTGGGCTTGAACAAGCCGGTGCAGATCGTCTCGCTCAACGCAAAGGATTCCGACCTGGTGAACATGGCCGCGATCGCGGCCTACAGCGCCGGAGCGTGA
- a CDS encoding endonuclease/exonuclease/phosphatase family protein: MLIAAGALTAFLAVATILPFFPFAHGIVRVGDFPRQQFLAAAVIVVILSLVFGAAGPAWHTIQIVLVLVAAVQAWFIVRFTPIWRKQSADYDPAADTGETLRLLASNVKMSNERFEELAAEIERRDPDIFVLMEVDKRWRDALSTVLSAYPTVIDQSQENSYGMILGSKFELSDTVVECLLTDGVPSIITTVTTPEGQQFRLYSIHPEPPVPHRGTEGRDGETALVALRVKDETLPVMVTGDLNDVAWSSTTDRFRRISGLLDPRIGRRIFSTFDARFPLMRWPLDHLFHSAEFRLKDMLRLPACGSDHFPVLFDLVLCRTEDAESKPEEADGEDIERARDLVKQADERTEEAIGTDWEK, encoded by the coding sequence ATGCTGATCGCCGCAGGCGCCTTGACGGCGTTTCTCGCGGTGGCGACGATCCTGCCGTTTTTCCCGTTCGCGCACGGCATCGTGCGCGTCGGGGATTTTCCGCGCCAGCAGTTTCTGGCAGCGGCAGTCATCGTCGTCATCCTGTCGCTCGTTTTCGGCGCGGCGGGCCCCGCGTGGCACACGATCCAGATCGTGCTTGTGCTCGTCGCGGCGGTGCAGGCCTGGTTCATCGTCAGGTTCACGCCGATCTGGCGCAAGCAGTCGGCCGACTACGATCCGGCGGCGGACACGGGTGAGACGCTGCGGCTGCTCGCCAGCAACGTCAAGATGTCGAACGAGAGGTTCGAGGAACTCGCGGCCGAGATCGAGCGGCGCGACCCGGATATCTTCGTGCTCATGGAGGTCGACAAACGTTGGCGCGACGCGCTGTCGACGGTGCTGTCGGCCTATCCGACGGTCATCGACCAGTCGCAGGAAAACTCCTACGGCATGATCCTGGGCTCGAAATTCGAGCTGTCCGATACGGTCGTGGAGTGTCTCCTGACGGATGGCGTGCCGTCGATCATCACGACGGTTACGACGCCGGAGGGACAGCAATTCAGGCTCTACTCGATCCATCCCGAGCCACCGGTCCCGCATCGGGGCACCGAAGGCCGCGATGGCGAGACGGCTCTGGTCGCACTGCGGGTGAAGGACGAGACGCTGCCCGTGATGGTGACGGGTGATCTGAACGACGTCGCCTGGTCGAGCACGACGGACCGCTTCCGGCGCATCAGTGGGCTGCTCGATCCGCGCATCGGCCGCAGGATCTTCTCGACATTCGATGCCCGCTTTCCGCTGATGCGCTGGCCGCTCGATCATTTGTTCCACTCGGCCGAATTCAGGCTGAAGGACATGCTGCGGCTGCCGGCCTGCGGCTCGGATCATTTTCCGGTGCTGTTCGATCTCGTGCTCTGCCGCACGGAAGATGCGGAATCGAAGCCCGAAGAGGCCGACGGCGAGGACATCGAGCGCGCGCGCGATCTGGTCAAGCAGGCCGACGAGCGTACCGAGGAAGCGATCGGAACCGACTGGGAAAAATGA
- a CDS encoding GNAT family N-acetyltransferase gives MRTIMTESTTRNSTLQPGQFSAETLTNAPLGRIGTLEVRLANGSDEVASAQEIRYRVFHEELGARAQAAGLQDRRDADRFDDLCDHLLVIDNAIEGPVRHRIVGTYRLLRQDAALAAGGFYSSDEFEMEALVARHPTLQFLELGRSCVLPDYRSRRTIELLWQGIWAYVNRHGIGVMTGCASFFGTVPAAHAEALSFLAQNCRADGEWHVGAVPSRYHAMDLMPTEVVNARSALAAMPPLIKGYLRLGAKIGDGCVVDHDFGTTDVFIVLPVETISSRYINYYGADATRFAA, from the coding sequence ATGCGCACTATCATGACTGAGAGCACGACCCGAAATTCGACGCTTCAGCCTGGGCAATTTTCCGCCGAGACGCTGACGAATGCGCCGTTGGGCCGCATCGGAACGCTGGAAGTGCGGCTTGCCAACGGCAGCGACGAGGTCGCCTCCGCCCAGGAAATCCGCTACCGCGTGTTTCACGAAGAGCTCGGCGCGCGCGCTCAGGCCGCCGGTCTGCAGGACCGCCGCGATGCCGATCGTTTCGACGATCTGTGCGACCATCTGCTCGTCATCGACAATGCGATCGAGGGCCCCGTGCGCCACCGTATCGTCGGCACCTATCGCCTGCTGCGACAGGATGCGGCCCTTGCGGCCGGCGGGTTCTATTCGAGCGACGAGTTCGAGATGGAGGCGCTGGTCGCGCGCCACCCGACGCTTCAGTTCCTTGAGCTGGGGCGCTCCTGCGTCTTGCCGGACTATCGCTCGCGGCGGACGATCGAGCTTCTGTGGCAGGGCATCTGGGCCTATGTGAACCGCCACGGCATCGGCGTGATGACCGGCTGTGCATCCTTTTTCGGCACGGTTCCGGCGGCACATGCCGAGGCGCTGTCGTTCCTGGCGCAAAACTGCCGCGCCGACGGCGAATGGCACGTGGGCGCCGTGCCATCACGCTATCACGCGATGGATCTGATGCCGACCGAGGTCGTCAATGCGCGCTCGGCCCTGGCCGCGATGCCACCATTGATCAAAGGATATCTGCGGCTTGGCGCGAAGATCGGCGACGGCTGCGTCGTCGATCATGATTTCGGCACGACCGATGTTTTCATCGTGCTGCCGGTCGAGACGATCTCGTCACGCTACATCAACTATTACGGTGCCGACGCGACGCGATTTGCGGCGTAG
- a CDS encoding response regulator encodes MTDELDTAERQDERQFVPPEGRGRQRRLRITPPPLVPRTLEPRRSFTRPALVVALLSLAGVATLTGASWIVIIALVAIGLGALSMQIRDMRKEGRLALMLAETTTRSREEIEQLADRMWELQESEERFHGLIDALGDIVVHRDRDGRIVYANSVLSDILGCEPGILSGRKLLELGIDIGLVPDSAFSDGECLSSTDVAIRTESGVRWFSWIELSVRDKENNAVSHRAIARDITARKRAETALINARERAESANQAKSRFLATVSHEIRTPMNGIMGMAKLLADTRLTPEQMTYVGAVSTSASALLALIEDLLDYSKIEVGKFELEPQAVSPRELIENVVELLAPRAYAKDIGLGCHIAPDVPAMILADPGRLRQVLLNIVGNAVKFTEAGGVLVTLEMTPGPARRQLSISVFDTGPGLRKQDIARIFEEFEQGDGTSTRRHGGAGLGLSISRRIVEAMDGAISVKGEPGKGAEFTVTIPAMEAVDRPIGFGDALAGRRALILSANLMEAEAIARTISAHGGLAEIARTVEEAGAARTCSHGYDVVLVDAAIERTDGRVLKRLRKAGIDPVEAITLIAPTDRGQLAQYRASGYHTFLARPVRSETLMRMLLNAQTQAPQSDAPATKAAGAAGQPAGGYSILIAEDNDINALLARSVLTKAGHQVEVVRNGKAAVEALTANGGAHQYDVVLMDLHMPVMDGLDAIAHIRKYEEAKGMPAVPILVLSADSQEKTRHGVIAHGATGFLTKPVDPQAMVDAVVNQATA; translated from the coding sequence ATGACGGATGAACTCGACACAGCCGAGCGGCAGGACGAGAGGCAGTTCGTGCCCCCGGAGGGGCGCGGCAGACAGCGACGCCTGCGCATCACACCGCCGCCGCTCGTGCCGCGTACGCTGGAGCCGCGGCGCTCGTTCACGCGCCCTGCACTGGTCGTGGCGCTCCTGTCGCTCGCCGGCGTCGCGACGCTCACCGGCGCGTCGTGGATTGTCATCATCGCGCTCGTAGCCATCGGCCTCGGCGCACTCTCGATGCAGATCCGCGACATGCGCAAGGAAGGGCGGCTGGCCCTGATGCTCGCCGAAACGACGACGCGCAGCCGCGAGGAGATCGAGCAGCTCGCCGATCGCATGTGGGAGCTTCAGGAAAGCGAGGAGCGCTTTCACGGCCTCATCGACGCGCTCGGCGACATCGTGGTGCATCGCGACCGCGACGGGCGCATCGTCTACGCCAACAGCGTGCTTTCGGACATTCTCGGCTGCGAGCCCGGCATTCTCAGCGGGCGCAAGCTGCTCGAACTCGGCATCGATATCGGCCTCGTTCCCGACAGCGCGTTTTCCGACGGCGAATGCCTGAGCTCCACCGACGTCGCAATCCGCACCGAGAGCGGCGTGCGGTGGTTCTCGTGGATCGAGCTGTCGGTGCGCGACAAGGAAAACAACGCCGTCTCCCACCGTGCGATCGCGCGCGACATCACCGCCCGCAAGCGGGCCGAGACGGCGCTCATCAACGCTCGCGAGCGGGCCGAATCGGCGAACCAGGCGAAGTCGCGTTTCCTCGCGACCGTGAGCCACGAGATCCGGACGCCGATGAACGGCATCATGGGCATGGCGAAACTCCTCGCCGACACGCGGCTCACGCCGGAGCAGATGACCTATGTCGGCGCGGTCTCCACCTCCGCATCCGCGCTCCTGGCGCTGATCGAGGACCTGCTCGACTATTCCAAGATCGAAGTCGGCAAGTTCGAGCTCGAACCGCAGGCCGTGTCGCCGCGCGAGCTGATCGAAAACGTGGTCGAACTGCTGGCGCCGCGCGCCTATGCCAAGGATATCGGCCTCGGGTGCCACATCGCGCCGGACGTTCCGGCCATGATTCTGGCGGACCCCGGCCGGCTGCGGCAGGTCCTGCTCAACATCGTCGGAAACGCAGTGAAGTTCACCGAAGCCGGCGGTGTGCTCGTTACCCTCGAAATGACGCCCGGACCGGCGCGCCGCCAGTTGAGCATCAGCGTCTTCGACACTGGTCCCGGACTGCGTAAGCAGGATATCGCCCGCATCTTCGAGGAGTTCGAGCAGGGTGACGGCACATCGACGCGGCGGCATGGCGGGGCGGGACTTGGGCTCTCGATCTCGCGTCGGATCGTCGAAGCGATGGACGGCGCAATCTCGGTCAAGGGCGAGCCGGGCAAAGGCGCGGAATTCACCGTCACCATTCCCGCAATGGAGGCCGTTGACCGCCCGATCGGTTTCGGCGATGCACTCGCGGGCCGGCGCGCGCTCATCCTGTCGGCCAATTTGATGGAAGCCGAGGCGATCGCCCGGACGATTTCCGCGCATGGAGGACTGGCCGAGATCGCCCGGACCGTCGAGGAGGCGGGCGCGGCTCGGACCTGCTCACATGGCTACGACGTCGTGCTGGTCGACGCCGCCATCGAGCGTACGGACGGGCGCGTGCTCAAGCGGCTGCGCAAGGCCGGGATCGACCCAGTCGAGGCGATCACGCTCATCGCGCCCACCGATCGCGGCCAGCTCGCGCAGTATCGCGCGAGCGGCTACCACACCTTCCTCGCGCGCCCCGTGCGCAGCGAAACATTGATGCGCATGCTGCTCAACGCACAGACACAGGCACCGCAGAGCGACGCGCCGGCAACAAAGGCTGCGGGCGCGGCGGGACAGCCGGCAGGCGGTTACTCGATCCTGATCGCGGAAGACAACGACATCAACGCCCTGCTCGCGCGTTCCGTGCTTACCAAGGCCGGCCATCAGGTGGAGGTCGTCCGTAACGGCAAGGCAGCCGTCGAGGCCTTGACCGCAAACGGCGGCGCGCATCAGTACGATGTCGTGCTGATGGATCTGCACATGCCGGTGATGGACGGGCTCGACGCGATCGCCCATATCCGCAAATACGAGGAAGCCAAGGGCATGCCGGCCGTGCCGATCCTCGTTTTGTCGGCCGACAGCCAGGAAAAGACCCGGCACGGGGTCATCGCCCATGGCGCGACGGGTTTTCTCACCAAGCCTGTCGATCCGCAGGCGATGGTCGACGCGGTCGTGAACCAGGCCACCGCCTGA
- a CDS encoding MDR family oxidoreductase, which translates to MSDTFKAILVSRDEEKKQSVDMVDMNEADLMEGDVTVAVEATTVNYKDGLAITGKAPVIRRWPLVPGIDFAGTVISSDHADWKEGDRVILNGWGVGETHHGAYAERARVNGDWLVPLPSSMTPVDAMAVGTAGYTAMLCVMALERHGITPERGPVVVTGAAGGVGTVAISILSKLGYHVIASTGRPNEADFLKELGAAEIIARSELEAPAKPIAKERWAGAVDAVGSHTLANVLSMTAYGGAVAACGLAGGMDLPTSVAPFILRGVSLLGIDSVMAPKEIRLEAWRRITEDLDHAKLTALSTVIPFSGVINAANDIMAGTVRGRVVVEM; encoded by the coding sequence ATGTCCGATACGTTCAAAGCCATCCTCGTCTCCCGCGACGAGGAGAAAAAGCAGTCTGTCGATATGGTCGACATGAACGAAGCGGATCTGATGGAAGGCGACGTCACGGTCGCGGTCGAGGCAACGACGGTGAACTACAAGGACGGTCTCGCCATCACCGGCAAGGCTCCCGTGATCCGGCGCTGGCCGCTCGTGCCCGGCATCGATTTCGCGGGCACGGTCATCTCGTCCGACCATGCCGACTGGAAGGAAGGCGACCGCGTCATCCTCAATGGCTGGGGCGTCGGCGAAACCCATCACGGCGCCTATGCCGAACGCGCCCGCGTCAATGGCGACTGGCTCGTGCCGCTGCCGTCCTCCATGACACCGGTCGACGCCATGGCCGTCGGCACGGCGGGTTATACGGCGATGCTCTGCGTCATGGCGCTGGAACGCCACGGCATCACGCCGGAGCGCGGTCCTGTCGTGGTGACCGGTGCGGCCGGCGGTGTCGGCACGGTTGCGATCTCCATCCTGTCGAAACTCGGCTACCACGTGATCGCCTCGACCGGTCGTCCCAACGAAGCCGATTTCCTCAAGGAACTCGGTGCCGCCGAGATCATCGCCCGTTCCGAACTGGAAGCGCCGGCCAAGCCGATCGCGAAAGAACGCTGGGCAGGCGCGGTCGATGCGGTGGGAAGCCACACGCTCGCAAACGTGCTCTCGATGACAGCTTATGGCGGCGCGGTCGCGGCGTGCGGCCTGGCGGGCGGCATGGACCTCCCGACCAGCGTTGCACCCTTCATCCTGCGCGGCGTCTCGCTCCTCGGCATCGATTCCGTCATGGCGCCGAAGGAAATCCGCCTCGAGGCGTGGCGCCGGATCACCGAGGACCTCGACCACGCCAAGCTGACGGCGCTCTCGACCGTCATTCCGTTCAGCGGCGTCATAAACGCGGCAAACGACATCATGGCAGGCACCGTTCGCGGCCGCGTGGTCGTGGAAATGTAG
- the lspA gene encoding signal peptidase II, with protein sequence MHGPAFYAVVVTLAVALDQVIKYLVETGLDMHVQVNVIPTLALFRTHNTGIAFSMFSDLGSVGLIVVTLAVIGFVTWIAAKTDPAQRIARFGFALVVGGAIGNLIDRVWHGYVIDYVLFYLPTWSFAVFNLADAFITVGAALVILDEFLVWRRSRKAGKTR encoded by the coding sequence CTGCATGGACCGGCCTTCTACGCCGTCGTGGTGACGCTGGCCGTCGCGCTCGATCAGGTGATCAAGTATCTCGTCGAGACCGGTCTGGACATGCATGTGCAGGTCAATGTCATCCCGACGTTGGCGCTCTTTCGCACCCACAACACCGGCATCGCGTTTTCGATGTTTTCCGATCTGGGCAGCGTCGGTCTCATCGTCGTCACGCTTGCGGTCATAGGCTTCGTCACCTGGATCGCGGCCAAGACCGACCCGGCGCAGCGCATTGCGCGCTTCGGCTTCGCGCTCGTGGTCGGCGGAGCGATCGGCAACCTGATCGACCGCGTCTGGCACGGCTATGTCATCGACTACGTGCTCTTCTACCTGCCCACATGGTCGTTCGCGGTCTTCAACCTCGCCGACGCGTTCATCACGGTCGGCGCGGCACTGGTGATCCTCGACGAGTTCCTCGTCTGGCGCAGGTCGCGCAAAGCCGGCAAGACACGATAG
- a CDS encoding RNA methyltransferase — MNGRDEARHVGQVKEVTSLTNPVVKDIRALAQKKYRDQQNAFMAEGLKLVIDALDLGWTIRTLVFGKSQRGNPAVEKIAARTVATGGLVLEVSEKVLGAITRRDNPQMVLGVFQQRWHALKDFKPAGNEVWVALDRVRDPGNLGTILRTVDAVGAKGVILVGETTDPFAVETVRATMGSVFAVPVAKASVDAFLAWRKAAGVTLVGTHLKGSVDYRTVDYKKGPILLVMGNEQQGLPEPIASACDTLIRIPQAGRADSLNLAVATGVALYEIRRHALPTIGKDMA; from the coding sequence ATGAACGGACGCGACGAGGCACGCCATGTCGGCCAGGTGAAGGAGGTCACCAGCCTCACCAACCCGGTCGTGAAGGACATCCGCGCGCTGGCGCAGAAGAAATATCGCGACCAGCAGAACGCTTTCATGGCAGAGGGCCTCAAGCTCGTCATCGACGCGCTCGATCTCGGCTGGACGATCCGCACGCTCGTCTTCGGTAAGTCGCAGCGCGGCAATCCTGCCGTCGAGAAGATCGCCGCGCGAACGGTCGCCACCGGCGGCCTCGTGCTCGAAGTCAGCGAAAAGGTTCTGGGCGCGATCACGCGTCGCGACAACCCGCAGATGGTGCTCGGCGTGTTCCAGCAGCGCTGGCACGCGCTGAAGGATTTCAAGCCGGCGGGCAACGAGGTGTGGGTCGCGCTAGATCGCGTTCGCGACCCCGGCAATCTCGGCACGATCCTGCGCACGGTCGACGCGGTCGGCGCCAAGGGCGTGATCCTCGTCGGCGAAACGACTGATCCGTTCGCCGTGGAAACGGTGCGCGCGACGATGGGCTCAGTCTTTGCCGTGCCGGTGGCGAAAGCCAGCGTCGACGCCTTCCTCGCATGGCGCAAGGCGGCCGGCGTCACCCTCGTGGGCACGCATCTCAAGGGTTCCGTCGATTATCGCACGGTCGATTACAAAAAAGGCCCGATCCTGCTCGTCATGGGCAACGAGCAGCAGGGCCTGCCCGAGCCGATCGCGTCCGCGTGCGACACGCTGATCCGCATCCCCCAGGCGGGCCGCGCGGATTCGCTCAATCTGGCGGTGGCGACCGGCGTCGCGCTCTATGAAATCAGGCGTCACGCGCTGCCGACGATCGGAAAGGACATGGCTTGA
- a CDS encoding class I SAM-dependent rRNA methyltransferase, with protein MKQVRDRRGDDRSRRQGSAEARAREPRGDAPTKPEPAFIRRPIARRQGALPAETLPVILEVAPNDDYALIDSGNGRKLEQYGPYRIERPEGQAIWQPALAGSEWARADAVFTGDTDEEGMGRWRFPHEPLGETWPMKHDGVDYLGRFTSFRHVGVFPEQGSHWDHMAGLIRGAGRPVKVLNLFGYTGVASLVAAGVGAEVTHVDASKKAIGWARENQELARLQDKPIRWICEDAMKFVEREERRGSRYDIILFDPPAYGRGPKGEVWQLFEHLPAMADICREILTPKPLAVVLTAYSIRSSFFAIHALMRDTFAGMGGRVESGELIIREKSAGRALSTSLFSRWVAA; from the coding sequence TTGAAACAGGTGCGCGACAGGCGCGGAGACGACCGCTCACGCCGGCAAGGCTCAGCCGAGGCGCGCGCGCGCGAACCCCGCGGCGATGCGCCCACGAAGCCGGAACCCGCGTTCATCCGCCGTCCGATCGCGCGCCGGCAAGGCGCGCTGCCCGCAGAGACGCTGCCCGTTATTCTCGAAGTCGCACCCAACGACGACTATGCCCTGATCGATTCCGGCAATGGACGGAAGCTCGAGCAATACGGCCCCTACCGCATCGAGCGGCCGGAAGGCCAGGCGATCTGGCAACCGGCGCTGGCCGGCAGCGAATGGGCCAGGGCCGACGCGGTCTTCACCGGGGACACCGACGAAGAGGGCATGGGACGCTGGCGCTTTCCGCATGAGCCGCTTGGCGAGACCTGGCCGATGAAGCATGACGGCGTCGATTATCTCGGCCGTTTCACGTCCTTCCGCCATGTCGGCGTGTTTCCCGAGCAGGGCTCGCACTGGGACCACATGGCGGGCCTCATTCGGGGCGCCGGCCGTCCCGTAAAAGTTCTCAACCTGTTCGGCTATACCGGCGTCGCGTCATTGGTGGCCGCAGGCGTAGGGGCCGAAGTCACCCATGTCGATGCCTCGAAGAAGGCGATCGGCTGGGCGCGCGAGAACCAGGAACTGGCGCGTCTGCAGGACAAGCCGATCCGCTGGATCTGCGAGGATGCGATGAAGTTCGTCGAGCGCGAGGAACGTCGCGGCAGTCGCTACGACATCATCCTGTTCGATCCGCCCGCCTATGGGCGCGGGCCGAAGGGCGAGGTGTGGCAGCTTTTCGAGCATCTGCCCGCCATGGCCGATATCTGCCGCGAGATTTTGACGCCGAAGCCGCTCGCGGTCGTGCTCACCGCCTATTCGATCCGGTCCTCCTTCTTCGCGATCCATGCGCTGATGCGCGACACGTTTGCCGGCATGGGCGGACGCGTCGAATCCGGTGAGCTCATCATTCGCGAGAAATCGGCCGGCCGCGCGCTTTCCACCTCGCTGTTTTCACGCTGGGTGGCGGCATGA